Proteins from one Gammaproteobacteria bacterium genomic window:
- a CDS encoding CHAT domain-containing tetratricopeptide repeat protein — MRALSAAFFLILCGCAADAPKPVDWQAERIQVYDLGSAAHYREALAPARRERAGAEQALPPASPELAGALMDLAYVERESGAYADAAAHYRRALEIRRAAFGAQSAEAAESLAALARDEYLQADLPSAVADFKAALEAQEKAGAPDDVLAVTLTDYARCLADYNELEAAQGLMDRALAIREKMPGPRQIDLAHALNQAAFLAIMNGDDETAAKLLKRSLGILDVPGGLERPELAYALDLSGNVDLDSGAYPDAEPKFRRALGIFTRVYGPDHQEVANALNDIARAFDDEGRYAEAEDYYNRSIAAYRRAMGGQNINLASVMDNLAQMQSTAGKFREAEANFKRAIAIDEAGWTADRINAAYDYNNLAQQYRELGRYAEAEPLMLKALDIFQRRLPPDHPNIAVILNNLSVLYVEQRDFAKAEPYAKRSLEMGVKALGPDNPQVSTAYNSLAQVYEGQGRYAEAEPLYIKAYEIVRKALGPGHPLTGEGINNLANLYDREGKFAQADKLFPQALAVLRKAYGPRHPRVQETLTNYAGEQYAEGRDPAKAGALFDESLGLLHSIYEEQFAYMNEQDRLQYFARSHGDFQIYYSFCLKNHAARPELAGKMYDVLLWQKGLVGNSIAALRAKIAASGDPEALDLLEKLSASKTRLANLINNPDGDRAAWQKAVDQQQKDADDLERRLLSRSGALAQDRKLQAVTWRDVQKALKPGEAAVEMVHFQFEDGQRFTDDYYYVALVLTPRSRGPQFVVLGKSRDLESAPVADYAARIRKFGAAGGTAFYGAFWRPLEAALGKATRVYLAADGMLNQASLGIVADGQGRLLMERYDLRLVTSSRDLLRPAYAGGAATAVLVGGPHFDLPPGQYLAAVAGLDANSAHGQKLAQRGSPDPDLAMARDAAGKCPLPDTGVLCPLPGAAAEVDGIGAELTRARWQPTLYRDDQALEEAVKQVRHPRVLHLATHGFFLPDQKVLSEDPMLRSGLYFAGADNTLSGAMPPEGADDGVLTAYEATQLDLEGTELVVLSACDTGLGSSQSGEGVFGLNRALQEAGAQAVLMSMWSVPDQETRELMQLFYKNWLGGMEKHEALRQAELAERDVVKQRYGHDLPYYWGAFVMVGR, encoded by the coding sequence ATGCGCGCCCTGTCTGCCGCCTTTTTCCTCATCCTCTGCGGCTGCGCCGCGGACGCGCCCAAGCCCGTGGACTGGCAGGCCGAGCGCATCCAGGTGTATGACCTGGGCTCCGCGGCCCATTACCGGGAAGCCCTGGCGCCGGCGCGGCGCGAACGGGCCGGTGCGGAGCAGGCGCTGCCGCCGGCGTCCCCGGAGCTCGCCGGCGCGCTCATGGACCTCGCCTACGTGGAGCGGGAATCCGGCGCCTACGCCGATGCCGCGGCGCATTACCGCCGGGCGCTGGAGATCCGCCGCGCCGCCTTCGGCGCGCAGAGCGCCGAGGCCGCCGAGAGCCTGGCCGCGCTGGCGCGGGACGAATACCTGCAAGCGGACCTGCCTTCGGCGGTGGCCGACTTCAAGGCGGCGCTCGAGGCCCAGGAGAAGGCGGGCGCGCCGGACGACGTGCTCGCGGTCACCCTCACCGACTACGCCCGCTGCCTCGCGGACTACAACGAGCTGGAAGCGGCCCAGGGGCTCATGGACCGGGCCCTGGCCATCCGCGAGAAGATGCCGGGGCCGCGCCAGATCGACCTCGCCCATGCCCTCAACCAGGCCGCCTTCCTCGCCATCATGAACGGCGATGACGAGACCGCCGCCAAGCTCCTCAAGCGCTCCCTCGGCATCCTCGACGTCCCCGGCGGGCTGGAGCGCCCGGAGCTCGCCTACGCGCTCGACCTCTCGGGCAATGTGGACCTGGACAGCGGTGCGTATCCCGACGCAGAGCCCAAGTTCCGCCGCGCCCTCGGGATATTCACCCGCGTGTACGGGCCGGACCACCAGGAGGTGGCGAACGCGCTCAACGACATCGCCCGCGCCTTCGACGACGAGGGGCGCTACGCCGAGGCGGAGGACTACTACAACCGCTCCATCGCCGCCTACCGGCGCGCCATGGGCGGGCAGAACATCAACCTCGCCAGCGTCATGGACAACCTGGCGCAAATGCAGAGCACCGCCGGCAAGTTCCGCGAGGCGGAGGCCAACTTCAAGCGCGCCATCGCCATCGACGAGGCCGGCTGGACCGCGGACCGCATCAACGCCGCCTACGACTACAACAACCTGGCGCAGCAGTACCGGGAGCTCGGCCGCTACGCGGAAGCGGAGCCGCTGATGCTCAAGGCCCTGGACATCTTCCAGCGGCGTCTGCCGCCGGACCACCCGAACATCGCCGTCATCCTCAACAACCTCTCGGTGCTGTACGTCGAGCAGCGGGACTTCGCCAAGGCCGAGCCCTACGCCAAGCGCTCGCTGGAGATGGGCGTGAAGGCGTTGGGGCCGGACAACCCGCAGGTGAGCACTGCCTACAACAGCCTCGCCCAGGTGTACGAAGGCCAGGGGCGCTATGCCGAGGCGGAGCCGCTGTACATCAAGGCCTATGAAATCGTGCGCAAGGCCCTGGGCCCGGGCCATCCGCTCACCGGCGAGGGCATCAACAATCTCGCCAACCTGTATGACCGGGAGGGCAAGTTCGCCCAGGCTGACAAGCTCTTTCCCCAGGCACTTGCGGTGCTGCGCAAGGCCTATGGGCCGCGCCACCCGCGCGTGCAGGAGACGCTCACCAACTACGCCGGTGAGCAGTACGCGGAAGGCCGTGATCCCGCCAAGGCGGGCGCGCTGTTCGATGAGTCCCTGGGCCTGCTCCACAGCATCTACGAGGAGCAGTTCGCCTACATGAACGAGCAGGACCGCCTGCAGTACTTCGCCCGCAGCCACGGCGACTTCCAGATCTACTACAGCTTCTGCCTCAAGAACCACGCGGCGCGCCCGGAGCTCGCCGGCAAGATGTACGACGTGCTGCTCTGGCAGAAGGGTCTCGTCGGCAACAGCATCGCGGCGCTGCGCGCCAAGATCGCCGCCAGCGGCGACCCCGAGGCGCTGGACCTCCTGGAGAAGCTCTCCGCCAGCAAGACCCGGCTGGCCAACCTCATCAACAACCCGGACGGGGACCGGGCCGCCTGGCAGAAGGCGGTGGACCAGCAGCAGAAGGATGCGGACGACCTGGAGCGGCGGCTGCTCAGCCGTTCCGGCGCCCTGGCGCAGGACCGCAAGCTGCAAGCCGTCACCTGGCGCGACGTGCAGAAGGCGCTGAAGCCCGGCGAGGCCGCGGTGGAGATGGTGCACTTCCAGTTCGAGGATGGGCAGCGCTTCACCGACGACTATTACTATGTCGCTCTCGTGCTCACACCCCGGAGCCGCGGGCCGCAGTTCGTGGTGCTCGGCAAGTCCAGGGATCTCGAGTCCGCGCCCGTGGCGGACTACGCGGCGCGCATCCGCAAGTTCGGCGCAGCGGGCGGCACCGCTTTCTATGGCGCTTTCTGGCGGCCCCTGGAGGCGGCGCTCGGCAAGGCCACGCGCGTCTACCTCGCGGCGGACGGCATGCTCAACCAGGCCTCGCTCGGCATCGTCGCGGACGGCCAGGGCCGGCTGCTCATGGAGCGCTATGACCTGCGCCTCGTCACCAGCAGCCGCGACCTCCTGCGCCCGGCCTATGCGGGCGGCGCCGCCACGGCGGTGCTGGTGGGCGGGCCGCATTTCGATCTGCCGCCGGGGCAGTACCTCGCGGCGGTGGCCGGCCTGGATGCGAACTCCGCGCACGGGCAGAAACTGGCCCAGCGCGGCAGCCCCGATCCCGATCTCGCCATGGCGCGGGATGCTGCCGGTAAATGCCCACTGCCGGACACCGGCGTGCTGTGTCCGCTACCCGGCGCGGCAGCGGAGGTGGACGGCATCGGCGCCGAACTCACCCGCGCCCGGTGGCAGCCCACGCTCTACCGGGACGACCAGGCTCTGGAGGAAGCGGTGAAGCAAGTGCGCCATCCGCGGGTGCTGCACCTCGCCACCCACGGCTTCTTCCTGCCGGACCAGAAGGTCCTGAGCGAAGACCCCATGCTGCGCTCGGGCCTCTACTTCGCCGGCGCGGACAACACCCTCTCCGGAGCCATGCCGCCGGAGGGGGCGGACGACGGTGTGCTTACAGCCTACGAGGCCACGCAGCTGGACCTGGAGGGCACCGAGCTCGTGGTGCTCTCCGCCTGCGACACGGGCCTCGGCAGCAGCCAGAGCGGCGAGGGCGTGTTCGGGCTTAACCGCGCGCTGCAGGAAGCCGGCGCCCAGGCGGTGCTCATGAGCATGTGGTCCGTGCCGGACCAGGAGACCCGCGAGCTCATGCAGCTCTTCTACAAGAACTGGCTCGGTGGCATGGAGAAGCACGAGGCCCTGCGCCAGGCGGAGCTCGCCGAGCGGGACGTGGTGAAGCAGCGCTACGGCCACGACCTGCCTTACTACTGGGGCGCCTTCGTCATGGTGGGCCGTTGA
- a CDS encoding CHAT domain-containing tetratricopeptide repeat protein: protein MRIRHASVVLLLSLSACASAPPAAAPDWKARAAEREAYERKADYVHALAAARQEYAAAQAGLPADSPGMMQALLDLGSVEARSGLGSEAEAHLRMALDLAARQHGAESLEAAQALRQVAASEGAQAKWDESARDLKAALAILEKLPAADAAETARTRGDLAMAEYNLGDMDAADADYKRALAVQEQLPGEEGREDLAETLTGQGLLFLVNGDNDSAGKSLDRALKILDQPGKPATPTLAYALDYLGNVNLNEGRNEEALALFQRALKIDEQSLGPDSVDVANALNDLARCYDNMGVYAKSVPLYQRSIATYIKVQGEENGNVSQVSGNLAGTYDYLGDYARSEALYRKALALDEKLLGPDNMQTAYDLNNMAVLYRDMGRFADAIPLMERATAVFQKIYPPDHPNIAIALSNLAVLYAHERDYAKARDLAQRALAMSVKTEGHDHPDVAARLNVLAEIAEDEKHYPEAEKLYKESVAVYRKTLGPGHTITAQQSINLGKFYGRRSRFAEAAPLFDSSLTAIRKANGEASDVATTAAFMAGVEHYAQGDRRGAGRLFGESLERLHQAMATQLPYMNERDRLQFLANVAERFPEYYSYCVKYHGEDPGLAGRMYDVLLWQKGLVGGSIAALRAKIAASGDPEALALLDKLSAGKTRLATLLNSPGEDRAAWQAEVQRQQAATEDLERALAQRSAALSEDRRLQAVTWEQVRDGLKPGEAAVEMVRFPYSEGWAEVRADYYVALVVTRETRTAPQLILLGKSTDLEAAPVADYATRIRKFGAAGGHAFYDAFWKPLEPALAGATRVYLAADGVLNQASLGIVADGQGRLLLERYDLELVPSTRDVLRAASSTASRDAVLMGGPDFALKGGSYLAAVEKLGQGAQAGPRYAMDPLQPTRAVRGGEVGKCPLPDTGVLCPLPGAAAEVDGIGAELTRARWQPTLYRDDQALEEAVKQVRHPRVLHLATHGFFLPDQKVLSEDPMLRSGLYFAGADNTLSGAMPPEGADDGVLTAYEATQLDLEGTELVVLSACDTGLGTSQSGEGVFGLNRALQEAGAQAVLMSMWSVPDQETRELMQLFYKNWLSGMEKHEALRQAELAERDVVKQRYGHDLPYYWGAFVMVGR, encoded by the coding sequence ATGCGCATCCGTCACGCGTCCGTCGTCCTTCTGCTGTCCCTGTCCGCCTGTGCGTCCGCGCCGCCCGCCGCGGCGCCGGACTGGAAAGCCCGCGCCGCCGAGCGTGAGGCTTACGAGCGCAAGGCGGATTACGTCCACGCCCTCGCCGCGGCGCGCCAGGAATACGCCGCCGCCCAGGCGGGCCTGCCCGCCGATTCCCCCGGGATGATGCAGGCGCTCTTGGACCTCGGCAGCGTCGAGGCCCGCTCGGGGCTCGGCTCAGAAGCGGAAGCGCATCTGCGCATGGCCCTGGACCTCGCCGCCCGGCAGCACGGCGCAGAGAGCCTCGAGGCGGCGCAGGCGCTCAGGCAGGTCGCCGCGAGCGAAGGCGCCCAGGCCAAGTGGGACGAGTCGGCGAGGGACCTCAAGGCCGCGCTCGCGATCCTGGAGAAGCTGCCGGCGGCGGATGCCGCCGAGACCGCCCGCACCCGCGGCGACCTCGCCATGGCCGAGTACAACCTGGGGGACATGGACGCGGCGGACGCGGACTACAAGCGCGCACTCGCGGTGCAGGAGCAACTGCCGGGCGAGGAGGGCAGGGAAGACCTGGCCGAGACCCTCACGGGCCAGGGCCTTCTGTTCCTCGTGAACGGCGACAACGACTCCGCGGGCAAGTCGTTGGACCGCGCCCTCAAGATCCTTGACCAGCCCGGCAAGCCCGCGACCCCGACGCTGGCCTACGCGCTGGACTACCTCGGCAACGTCAACCTCAACGAGGGCCGCAACGAGGAGGCGCTGGCGCTGTTCCAGCGCGCGCTCAAGATAGACGAGCAGAGCCTGGGGCCGGACAGCGTGGACGTCGCCAACGCGCTCAACGACCTGGCCCGCTGCTACGACAACATGGGCGTGTATGCGAAGTCGGTGCCGCTCTACCAGCGCTCCATCGCCACCTATATAAAGGTGCAGGGCGAGGAGAACGGCAACGTCAGCCAGGTGTCCGGCAACCTCGCCGGCACCTACGACTACCTGGGCGACTACGCCCGCTCCGAGGCGCTCTACCGCAAGGCCCTGGCGCTGGACGAGAAGCTGCTCGGCCCGGACAACATGCAGACCGCCTACGACCTCAACAACATGGCGGTGCTGTACCGGGACATGGGCCGCTTCGCGGACGCGATCCCGCTCATGGAGCGCGCCACCGCCGTGTTCCAGAAGATCTACCCGCCGGACCACCCCAACATCGCCATCGCCCTCAGCAACCTCGCGGTGCTCTACGCCCACGAGCGCGACTACGCCAAGGCCCGCGACCTCGCCCAGCGCGCGCTCGCCATGTCGGTGAAGACCGAGGGCCACGACCACCCGGACGTAGCCGCCCGGCTCAACGTGCTGGCGGAGATCGCCGAAGACGAAAAGCACTATCCGGAAGCGGAGAAGCTCTACAAGGAGAGCGTGGCGGTGTACCGCAAGACCTTGGGGCCCGGCCACACCATCACCGCCCAGCAGAGCATCAACCTCGGCAAGTTCTACGGCCGGCGCAGCCGCTTCGCCGAGGCGGCGCCGCTGTTCGACAGCTCGCTCACGGCGATCCGCAAGGCCAACGGCGAGGCGAGCGATGTCGCCACCACCGCCGCGTTCATGGCGGGCGTCGAGCACTACGCCCAGGGGGACCGGCGCGGCGCCGGGCGCCTCTTCGGCGAATCGCTGGAGCGGCTGCACCAGGCCATGGCGACCCAGCTCCCCTACATGAACGAGCGGGACCGCCTGCAGTTCCTCGCCAACGTGGCCGAGCGCTTCCCCGAGTACTACAGCTACTGCGTGAAGTACCACGGCGAGGACCCCGGGCTCGCCGGCCGCATGTACGACGTGCTGCTCTGGCAGAAAGGCCTGGTGGGCGGCAGCATCGCGGCGCTGCGCGCCAAGATCGCCGCCAGCGGCGACCCCGAGGCCCTCGCGCTGCTGGACAAGCTCTCCGCCGGCAAGACCAGGCTCGCCACGCTGCTCAACTCCCCCGGCGAGGACCGCGCCGCCTGGCAGGCCGAGGTGCAGCGGCAGCAGGCCGCCACCGAGGACCTGGAGCGGGCCCTTGCACAACGTTCTGCAGCGCTGTCGGAGGACCGCCGCCTGCAGGCCGTCACCTGGGAACAGGTGCGGGACGGACTCAAGCCCGGCGAGGCGGCGGTGGAGATGGTGCGCTTCCCCTACAGCGAGGGCTGGGCCGAGGTGAGGGCGGACTACTACGTCGCGCTGGTGGTGACGCGCGAGACGCGCACCGCGCCCCAGCTCATCCTGCTGGGCAAGTCCACGGACCTGGAAGCCGCGCCGGTGGCGGACTACGCCACGCGCATCCGCAAGTTCGGCGCGGCCGGCGGCCACGCCTTCTACGACGCGTTCTGGAAGCCGCTCGAACCGGCCCTGGCCGGCGCCACCCGCGTGTACCTCGCCGCGGACGGCGTACTGAACCAGGCCTCCCTCGGCATCGTCGCGGACGGGCAGGGGCGCCTCCTGCTGGAACGCTATGACCTCGAGCTCGTGCCCAGCACCCGCGACGTGCTGCGCGCCGCTTCCAGCACCGCCTCCCGCGACGCGGTGCTCATGGGCGGCCCGGACTTCGCCCTCAAGGGCGGCAGTTATCTCGCCGCAGTGGAGAAGCTCGGCCAGGGCGCTCAAGCCGGGCCGCGCTATGCGATGGACCCGCTGCAACCCACCCGCGCGGTGCGCGGCGGAGAGGTCGGCAAGTGCCCACTGCCGGACACCGGCGTGCTCTGTCCGCTACCTGGTGCGGCAGCGGAGGTGGACGGCATCGGCGCCGAACTCACCCGCGCCCGGTGGCAGCCCACGCTCTACCGGGACGACCAGGCTCTGGAGGAAGCGGTGAAGCAAGTGCGCCATCCCCGGGTGCTGCACCTCGCCACCCACGGCTTCTTCCTGCCGGATCAGAAGGTCCTGAGCGAAGACCCCATGCTGCGCTCGGGCCTGTACTTCGCCGGCGCGGACAACACCCTCTCCGGAGCCATGCCGCCGGAGGGGGCGGATGACGGCGTGCTTACAGCCTACGAGGCCACGCAGCTGGACCTGGAGGGCACCGAGCTCGTGGTGCTCTCCGCCTGCGACACCGGTCTTGGCACCAGCCAGAGCGGCGAGGGCGTGTTCGGCCTCAACCGCGCGCTCCAGGAAGCCGGCGCCCAGGCGGTGCTCATGAGCATGTGGTCCGTGCCGGACCAGGAGACCCGCGAGCTCATGCAGCTCTTCTACAAGAACTGGCTCTCCGGCATGGAGAAGCACGAAGCCCTGCGCCAGGCGGAGCTCGCCGAGCGGGACGTGGTGAAGCAGCGCTACGGCCACGACCTGCCTTACTACTGGGGTGCCTTCGTCATGGTGGGTCGCTAG